One region of Myxocyprinus asiaticus isolate MX2 ecotype Aquarium Trade chromosome 38, UBuf_Myxa_2, whole genome shotgun sequence genomic DNA includes:
- the LOC127429115 gene encoding potassium channel subfamily K member 4-like, with translation MHGSTLALILTGVLLYLVMGALVFNALETPYQEAHHVQLQNTLQEFLGNNTCVNHKHLDTFLNKVADAISVGVQPSSNATFSTSWDLASAFFFCGTIVTTIGYGNISPKTTWGQFFCIWYTLVGIPLFGFLLGAAGDRLGTSLSNAIAKVEALLWKWKVSPTIVRVITAVLSIMLGCVLFVFVPILVFQKVEKWTLLESAYFVVITLTTVGFGDYVAGNGGDEGQDNWYKPLVWFWILFGLAYFVSILSMIGNWILVLIKKTRAEMEELRAHASDWTQNIQNMSVDFNIAGKLEDPFKRTRRKRRHRRHRRSNSQSVSGGGGEDGRGENESESSSYSSDKSEGSSETESEVTETKQVPEVGVFKDIEKEEKPKATNMAKDPIISQPLDYFGENLAYIDESSDAVSGKIHLDPLLDVPESNPVSKDKPKRRRQRRHWKKDPQTPKSIKTIPAELEDIKPNGDIQQKDPSPLKL, from the exons ATGCATGGCTCCACCCTTGCACTGATCTTGACTGGGGTGCTCCTGTACTTAGTGATGGGGGCACTGGTGTTCAATGCACTTGAGACCCCATATCAGGAAGCCCACCACGTCCAACTGCAAAACACCCTTCAAGAGTTTCTAGGCAACAACACCTGTGTGAACCATAAACATCTGGACACGTTTTTAAAT AAAGTGGCAGATGCTATCAGTGTTGGAGTTCAGCCCAGCAGCAATGCCACATTCAGCACTAGTTGGGACCTGGCCAGTGCTTTCTTCTTCTGTGGCACCATTGTCACTACCATTG GTTATGGGAACATCTCTCCAAAGACAACGtggggtcagttcttctgtatcTGGTATACGTTGGTGGGTATTCCCTTGTTTGGGTTTCTTCTTGGTGCTGCAGGAGATCGTCTGGGGACTTCGCTGAGCAATGCCATTGCTAAAGTTGAAGCTCTTTTATGG AAGTGGAAGGTGAGCCCAACCATCGTGCGTGTCATCACCGCTGTGCTGTCCATCATGCTGGGCTGTGTTCTCTTCGTCTTTGTGCCAATTTTAGTCTTCCAGAAGGTGGAAAAATGGACTCTGCTAGAATCTGCCTATTTTGTGGTTATCACCCTCACTACTGTGGGCTTTGGAGACTATGTTGCAG GTAATGGTGGTGATGAGGGTCAAGATAATTGGTACAAGCCTCTGGTCTGGTTCTGGATTTTGTTTGGTTTAGCCTACTTTGTGTCCATTCTTTCCATGATTGGGAACTGGATTCTGGTTCTTATAAAAAAAACCCGTGCTGAG ATGGAGGAGTTGAGGGCACATGCCTCAGACTGGACCCAGAACATTCAGAACATGTCCGTGGATTTTAACATAGCTGGAAAACTGGAAGATCCTTTCAAGCGTACCAGGCGAAAGCGGCGCCACAGGCGCCACAGACGCAGCAACAGCCAGAGTGTATCGGGTGGAGGTGGAGAGGATGGAAGGGGGGAGAATGAATCAGAATCCAGCTCTTACTCGTCCGACAAGTCAGAGGGCAGCTCTGAGACTGAGTCAGAGGTGACAGAGACAAAACAGGTCCCGGAGGTAGGGGTCTTCAAAGATATAGAGAAAGAGGAAAAGCCCAAAGCCACAAACATGGCCAAAGATCCCATTATCTCTCAGCCCTTGGATTACTTTGGGGAAAATCTTGCCTACATTGACGAGTCCTCAGATGCGGTGAGTGGGAAGATTCACCTGGATCCACTCCTGGATGTACCTGAATCCAATCCGGTTTCTAAAGACAAGCCCAAAAGAAGACGTCAAAGGAGACACTGGAAAAAGGATCCACAGACACCCAAGTCTATCAAAACCATTCCAGCTGAACTAGAGGATATTAAGCCAAATGGAGACATTCAGCAAAAAGACCCCTCTCCACTGAAGCTGTGA
- the LOC127428579 gene encoding hatching enzyme 1.2-like produces the protein MFIFCSDIHSEKHDGWDISSRILEANKEIRDSLLEGDLAMPKTRNAMKCLNNYCRWPKSSLGMVEVPYTIADLFYNDEKTMIENAMKSIAEKTCIRFVPRSKQVDYLSIENLVGCWSSVGRTGGKQQVSLSVDGCVNHGIIEHELLHSLGFHHEHTRSDRDQYVRINWENIPQASANNFEKKDTNNLNTPYDYNSIMHYGRTAFAIQYGKESITPIPDSSVKIGQRVEMSTIDILRINKLYECGEYILCIHYRDSSPKKLNVILSHHLHSLYGKKMQ, from the exons ATGTTCATTTTCTGTTCAGATATCCACTCTGAGAAGCATGATGGATGGGATATTTCCTCAagaattctggaagcaaacaaaG AGATCAGAGATTCGCTGCTGGAAGGAGATTTGGCCATGCCCAAAACAAGGAATGCCATGAAATGCTTGAATAACTACTGCAGATGGCCAAAATCCAGTTTGGGAATGGTTGAAGTGCCTTACACTATTGCTGACTTGTTCT ATAACGACGAGAAGACAATGATTGAAAATGCGATGAAGAGCATTGCAGAAAAAACCTGCATTCGTTTTGTTCCTCGAAGCAAGCAAGTCGACTATCTCAGTATTGAGAATCTAGTAGG GTGCTGGTCTTCTGTGGGAAGAACTGGGGGTAAACAACAGGTGTCTTTGTCTGTGGACGGATGTGTTAATCATGGAATCATTGAGCACGAGCTCCTTCATTCTCTTGGATTCCACCATGAGCACACCAGGAGCGACCGAGATCAGTATGTCCGTATCAACTGGGAGAATATTCCGCAAG CATCTGCAAACAACTTTGAGAAGAAAGATACAAATAATTTGAATACCCCTTATGACTATAACTCAATCATGCATTATGGAAG GACTGCCTTCGCCATACAGTATGGGAAGGAATCCATCACTCCTATTCCTGACTCTTCAGTGAAGATCGGACAGAGGGTGGAAATGTCTACCATTGACATACTGAGGATCAACAAGCTCTATGAATGTGGTGAGTATATTCTTTGCATacattacagggatagttcacccaaaaagcttAATGTTATCCTCAGCcaccatttacattcattgtatggaaaaaagatgcaatag
- the LOC127428739 gene encoding hatching enzyme 1.2-like, whose protein sequence is MDHVFLFSILALLLNLSQARPAMVLTNNQNIHSEKHDEKDISSQILEANKEISHSLLEGDLAMPKTKNAMKCLKNYCRWPKNTSGLVEVPYTISASYDNNTKMMIVSAMKSIANKTCIRFVPQSNQTDYISIESLTGCWSYLGRIGGKQSISISVSGCVNHGIIEHELLHSLGFYHEHTRSDRGQYVRINWENIAPASVSNFELKDTNNLNTTYDYTSIMHYGRTSFTIQSGKETITPIPDSSVKIGQRVEMSTIDILRINKLYECAAGRLSGY, encoded by the exons ATGGACCATGTATTCCTTTTTTCCATCCTCGCTCTGCTGCTGAATCTCTCTCAAGCACGTCCTGCTATG GTGTTGACCAACAATCAAA ATATTCACTCAGAGAAGCATGATGAAAAGGATATTTCCTCACAAATTCTGGAGGCAAACAAAG AGATCAGCCATTCGCTGCTGGAGGGCGATTTGGCCATGCCTAAAACAAAGAATGCCATGAAATGCTTGAAAAACTACTGCAGATGGCCAAAAAACACTTCTGGACTGGTTGAAGTGCCTTACACCATTTCTGCCTCCTACG ATAACAATACGAAGATGATGATTGTAAGTGCGATGAAGAGCATTGCCAATAAAACCTGCATTCGTTTTGTGCCTCAAAGCAATCAAACTGATTACATCAGTATTGAGAGTCTGACAGG GTGCTGGTCTTATCTAGGAAGAATTGGAGGTAAACAGAGTATATCTATATCTGTGAGTGGATGTGTTAATCATGGAATCATTGAGCATGAGCTTCTTCATTCTCTGGGATTCTACCATGAGCACACCAGGAGCGACCGAGGCCAGTATGTCCGTATCAATTGGGAGAACATTGCACCAG CCTCTGTAAGCAATTTTGAGTTGAAGGACACAAATAATTTGAATACCACTTATGACTACACCTCCATCATGCATTATGGAAG GACTTCCTTCACCATACAGTCTGGGAAGGAAACTATCACTCCTATTcctgactcatcagtgaagatcGGACAGAGGGTGGAAATGTCTACCATTGACATCCTGAGGATCAACAAGCTCTATGAATGTG cTGCAGGTAGATTAAGTGGATACTGA